The DNA window GGGAACGGGCGGCTACGTGGCCGGGCCTGTGTTGCTGGCGGCGTGGCTGCGCGGACGCCCTCTTCTCATTCAGGAGCAAAACGCCTACGCGGGGGTCACGAACCGACTATTGTCGCATCTGGCCGATCGCATCCATCTTGCCTTTCCTGAAGCAAGGGAATGGGTGCCAGCCGATCGGGCCGAGGTGAGTGGCAATCCCACACGGCGATCCCTCCGTGAGGCCGATCCGGGCGAGGCCCGTTCGGCCCTTCAGCTTCCGGCCGACGGGCGTGTTATTCTCGTGATGGGCGGCTCACTTGGCAGTGCGGCGCTCAACGAGGCGGTGGAGACGAATCTGGAGGCGCTCCTTGCGGAGGAGGACGTGTACGTGGTGTGGCAGACGGGGACACGGTACCACGACGCCATTGCCGAGCGCGTAGACGATCATCCGCAGCTTCGCCTCGTCGAGTATATTGACCGCATGGATCGAGTCTACGCGGCGGCAGATCTCGTCGTGTGTAGGGCCGGGGCGCTCACCTGCAGTGAGCTCATGGTAACGGGAACGCCTGCTGTGCTCGTGCCCTCGCCCAACGTGGTGGCCGACCACCAAACCAAGAATGCTCGCAGCATGGAGCGAATGGGAGCGGCGCGACTCCTTCCCGAGTCGGAGCTAAAGACCCGCTTTGTGGACGTGGTGTATGACCTGCTGGCCGATCCCGATGCATGTGAACAGATGGCCACGGCGGCGCTGGACATGGCGCGTCCCGAAGCGGCCGAAACCATTGCTCGCGATGTACTCACCCTCGCCGATCATTACCGACAGAACTGATCATCATCCTGCTAACGTAAGGGCACGCCGCTGGCATGCCCTCAACCACGAACGAATTGAACGTACAGCCGCGCCGCCGCGGCTCTTCAAGGGATGCCTTCGACGACCTTCTAAGTCACCTTCAATCGATGACGGAATTACGCAAACAACCGGCACTGGGCCGCATCCGCCAGATCCACATGGTGGGCATTGGCGGCATCGGCATGAGCTCCATCGCCGAGGTGCTCCTCAACCGTGGCTACGACGTCACCGGCTCGGACCTGGAGACGAGTGACGTGACGGAGCGGTTGGAGGACCAGGGGGCTACCGTGTATGAGGGCCACGCTGCGGAGCAGGTAGGTGAGGCCGACGTGGTGGTGTACTCCAGCGCCATCGATCCTGACGAAAACCCGGAGACGAAGGAGGCGGAGCGGCGTCGCATCTCGCTCATTCCCCGCGCCGAGATGCTGGGGGAGCTCATCCGGATGAAGTACGGCGTTGGCATTGCAGGCACCCACGGCAAGACGACGACCACCTCGATGGCCGGGCTCGTGGTGACGGAGGGCGGCTTCGATCCCACCGTCATCGTGGGCGGCAAAGTGACGGCCTTTGGGTCTAGCGCCGTCGCGGGAGAAGGCGATGTGATTGTGATTGAGGCCGACGAGTACGATCGCACGTTCCTTCGGCTCACGCCGTCGATTGCGGTCATAACGAACATTGAAGAGGACCACCTCGACATCTACGAGGACCTG is part of the Salinibacter sp. 10B genome and encodes:
- the murG gene encoding undecaprenyldiphospho-muramoylpentapeptide beta-N-acetylglucosaminyltransferase, which produces MATRPPHILMAGGGTGGHVYPAIAIADAVTTLRPEARVIFAGTEDRLEARAVPAAGYALHPITAQGVQRSLSAKNLMTPVRVLQGLLQSWRLVGSIEPDVAVGTGGYVAGPVLLAAWLRGRPLLIQEQNAYAGVTNRLLSHLADRIHLAFPEAREWVPADRAEVSGNPTRRSLREADPGEARSALQLPADGRVILVMGGSLGSAALNEAVETNLEALLAEEDVYVVWQTGTRYHDAIAERVDDHPQLRLVEYIDRMDRVYAAADLVVCRAGALTCSELMVTGTPAVLVPSPNVVADHQTKNARSMERMGAARLLPESELKTRFVDVVYDLLADPDACEQMATAALDMARPEAAETIARDVLTLADHYRQN